The Dendropsophus ebraccatus isolate aDenEbr1 chromosome 3, aDenEbr1.pat, whole genome shotgun sequence genome includes a region encoding these proteins:
- the CHSY3 gene encoding chondroitin sulfate synthase 3, whose amino-acid sequence MLLVFWPPVQDESLGSVEFYLPLCRFKVIPFSKACMNFCWNTSGAGLTPMGILSHLYRPNGEEEEVNRLDSLSSSTCQNPFFTSHNNKSFAFERSGRTSSIMQQLFHENYEHNRKGYIQDLHNSKIHTAITLHPNKRPAYQYRLHNYILSRKISELRFHTIQLHRESVLMSKLSNTEINKLDQQLGMMPSFNRFQPRERNEVIEWEFLTGKHIYSMSANAPPCQSLNNLLKVSLDDTVMQVMEMINENSKSRGRLIDFKEIQYGYRRIHPLYGVEYILDLLLLYKRHKGRKLTVPVRRHAYLQQSFSKPFFKEDEELDVQSFLQSINSDAQSFSFFSNSLKMFSALHMTKEMKEKSDKKIHFLVPLTGRYDIFIRFMENYEKVCLIPKQNVKLVIISFDSETSSDSGKHQDLMAEYQRKYPQADMSIMKMSGQFSRGLSLDKGSAQFDNDTLLLFCDVDLLFTSDFLQRCRDNTIHGQQVYYPIVFSQYDPKVTYGGNPPADSNFVFTKKTGFWRDYGYGITCIYKSDLLKIGGFDTSIQGWGLEDVDLFTKVISSGLKAFRSQETGVVHVFHPVQCDPNLNPKQYKMCLGSKASTIASASQLAEIWLEKHLGVGYNRTHS is encoded by the exons ATGTTGCTTGTATTTTGGCCACCCGTTCAAGATGAGTCTTTAGGATCTGTAGAGTTTTATCTTCCTCTGTGCAG ATTCAAGGTCATCCCCTTCTCCAAGGCTTGCATGAATTTTTGTTGGAACACTTCTGGAGCAGGGCTTACTCCCATGGGCATCCTCAGCCATTTATACCgtccaaatggagaagaagaagaagtcaatagactggactctttaTCCAGTTCCACATGCCAGAACCCATTTTTCACATCACATAATAATAAAAGTTTCGCCTTTGAGAGATCTGGGAGAACGTCTTCTATT atgcaGCAACTATTCCATGAAAATTATGAACACAACAGAAAAGGATATATACAGGATCTGCACAACAGCAAAATCCATACGGCTATAACACTGCACCCTAATAAAAGACCAGCGTACCAGTACAGGCTGCATAATTATATACTGAGCCGGAAGATTTCGGAATTACGCTTTCACACCATCCAGCTTCATAGGGAAAGTGTTTTGATGAGCAAACTTAGTAACACGGAGATAAACAAGCTGGACCAGCAGCTTGGGATGATGCCATCTTTCAATAGATTTCAGCCACGGGAAAGGAATGAAGTAATTGAATGGGAGTTTCTTACAGGAAAACATATTTATTCAATGTCTGCAAATGCTCCGCCATGCCAGAGTCTGAATAACCTTCTCAAGGTGTCTTTGGATGACACAGTAATGCAAGTAATGGAAATGATCAATGAGAACTCTAAATCCAGAGGAAGGTtaattgattttaaagaaatcCAGTATGGCTACCGTAGGATCCATCCATTGTATGGAGTAGAATATATATTAGATTTGTTGCTGTTGTACAAAAGGCATAAAGGCAGAAAGCTGACCGTCCCAGTGAGACGTCACGCGTATCTACAACAGTCATTCAGTAAACCATTTTTTAAAGAAGACGAAGAGCTGGACGTGCAGAGCTTTCTGCAGAGCATCAACAGTGACGCGcagtctttttcatttttttctaacTCATTAAAAATGTTTTCTGCTCTTCATATGACCAAGGAAATGAAAGAGAAGAGCGACAAGAAAATACATTTTCTTGTCCCGCTCACCGGAAGGTATGATATCTTCATTAGGTTCATGGAGAACTATGAGAAGGTCTGCCTCATCCCAAAGCAAAATGTTAAGCTTGTCATCATTTCATTTGATTCTGAAACAAGCTCTGACTCCGGGAAGCACCAGGATCTCATGGCAGAATATCAGAGGAAATACCCGCAGGCAGACATGTCCATAATGAAAATGTCCGGACAATTTTCCAGGGGGTTGAGCCTGGATAAAGGTTCAGCTCAGTTcgacaatgacactttattgCTGTTTTGCGACGTAGACTTGTTATTCACATCAGACTTTCTGCAAAGGTGTCGGGATAACACGATTCATGGACAACAAGTGTATTACCCAATTGTGTTTAGTCAGTATGATCCCAAAGTGACATATGGCGGAAATCCTCCTGCTGACAGTAACTTTGTCTTCACAAAAAAAACTGGCTTTTGGCGAGactatggatatggtattacgtGTATTTATAAAAGTGACCTACTGAAAATCGGTGGCTTTGACACCTCCATTCAAGGATGGGGCTTAGAAGACGTGGACCTCTTTACTAAAGTGATATCTTCTGGACTCAAGGCTTTTCGAAGTCAAGAGACTGGTGTCGTTCATGTTTTTCATCCTGTCCAATGTGACCCCAATTTAAACCCTAAACAGTATAAAATGTGCCTAGGTTCTAAAGCGAGTACAATTGCATCTGCTTCGCAGTTAGCAGAAATTTGGTTAGAGAAACATTTAGGTGTTGGATATAATCGAACGCACTCTTGA